The nucleotide sequence GAGGGTGCGGCGGGGGCGAAGGGGGAGGAATATGATAAGCAGATAGTGTCTCTGACCGAAGCAGCGGCAAAGATCGATCCTCCTCATCTTATTGATCACCTCGTCAAAGCAATGGTAAGTGCAATTTCGATCTTGatcgagaaaaaaaaagccaaaaaaattcaatttcgatagttgtttttttttctgtgaatAGAGAGAGTGTTTGTGTGGGGATGATGAGCTGTTGTCGAGGTATACCGATTACTTTGAAGAGGCATTCTCAGGAGTAGCGTTCCCATGGGTGAAGATGTTCAAGGACGCTCCTTTGTCCACTCTCATCGATGTGAGGagcacaataaaaaaaaaaactatctctGTTTTGGATTATTCTCGAAGCTGATAATCTCATCTCTTTGCAGATTCCGTTATCTCAAATTCCTACGCCTCTCTACAAATTTTCAGTCGATTGGATCCAACAACGTCAAATTGAATATCTCTCGGATATTGTATCTTGGTTGTGTGATCGTATTCTGGACAATTTGGCTGAAGGTGGTGACAATGTTCCAGCATCTTATCGCCCCAGATCTCAGGTGATGAAACATCTTCAATGCTTGCAtctctgtgtgtgtgtttgtgccGATTCTAAGTTATTTACTCTGTTTGGTTAGGCGGGACATTTTGTTGTATTGGCTATGGTATTGCGCTGTAGACCTGATTCTTTGGTTGCGGTTTTGCCTTCACTGAGGGATAAAGACACGTATCAAGGACCCGACAAGCTTCCCCTTATTGTTTGGATGATGGCTCAGGCCTCCGTAGGTGATTTATCTACTGGCTTGTATTCATGGATGTGTAACTTGCTACCGCTAGTCAGTAATGACAAGTGCTGCCCTCAGTCTTTGGATCTCGTCCTTCAATTAGCTGAGTTGTGAGTCGCATAGTGTTTTTCTTCTCTATTgatctctctcctctcctctacTGTGCGAATATTCTCATCTTGTTTATTCACTTTTCATTACAGCATTTTGTCTCGTCCGGAGGCTCTCACTATACTCGTAAAAGGAGGTGGTGTTATGGAAGGACAGCGTCTGGTTCCACTTCCTTCACTTGAGATCTTGCTGCGCCTCACATTCCCTGCTCCATCCGCAAGAGTTGAggtaattatttgtattttgagTTTGTTTATAGAAACAAATCTAAACATTGATGAGTTTGTGGACTCTGACCTTAAGCAATTGTCTCCGTATGTATGCTCACAGACTACAAAGAGGTTTGAGGCAATTTATCCCTTGTTGAAGGAAGTGGCTCTTTCACCAGAGAGGGCAGGAGGAGGAAGATTTGCCATGAAAAAATTATTCTCGTTTGCCTTGACCTTAGCTGGAGATAAAGGTAATTTAGTAACAATCCTTGCctc is from Raphanus sativus cultivar WK10039 unplaced genomic scaffold, ASM80110v3 Scaffold0954, whole genome shotgun sequence and encodes:
- the LOC130503439 gene encoding uncharacterized protein LOC130503439; translation: MGRKGAAAKKDKNLKAEESEKRGTVENLMDHREGAAGAKGEEYDKQIVSLTEAAAKIDPPHLIDHLVKAMRECLCGDDELLSRYTDYFEEAFSGVAFPWVKMFKDAPLSTLIDIPLSQIPTPLYKFSVDWIQQRQIEYLSDIVSWLCDRILDNLAEGGDNVPASYRPRSQAGHFVVLAMVLRCRPDSLVAVLPSLRDKDTYQGPDKLPLIVWMMAQASVGDLSTGLYSWMCNLLPLVSNDKCCPQSLDLVLQLAEFILSRPEALTILVKGGGVMEGQRLVPLPSLEILLRLTFPAPSARVETTKRFEAIYPLLKEVALSPERAGGGRFAMKKLFSFALTLAGDKGNHVLLTKEATSIAIRTLTENIDCFDLWDKLYMDNPEVSVSLLKKLVDEWNSHFFRLSTSPSETLTDIVKQTIESFRRQNKRAIAEGGANCSLYKEADEYCKLISWRLLRVSAMTAGVVTAASAALSFAAVAASRYL